A DNA window from Aminiphilus circumscriptus DSM 16581 contains the following coding sequences:
- a CDS encoding DUF3795 domain-containing protein, which yields MPYEELRCRVAPCGLDCGKCIAFADGPVRKSAQELITLLGENFHTYAERFAAATPVFAEYAAFRRLLDHLAQGECRGCRSGSCLFQACRVQHCVREHEVDYCFQCDAFPCTTTELPPRLEKLWRENNTLMSTIGIEEFARHIENRPRYP from the coding sequence ATGCCCTACGAAGAACTGCGTTGCCGCGTTGCCCCCTGTGGTCTCGACTGCGGCAAGTGCATCGCCTTCGCGGACGGGCCGGTTCGCAAGTCCGCGCAGGAACTGATTACCCTTTTGGGAGAAAATTTCCACACCTACGCCGAGCGTTTTGCCGCCGCCACCCCCGTCTTTGCCGAGTACGCGGCGTTCCGGCGCCTTCTCGACCATCTCGCGCAAGGGGAATGCCGGGGATGCCGCAGCGGAAGCTGTCTCTTCCAAGCCTGCCGCGTGCAGCACTGCGTGCGGGAACACGAAGTGGACTACTGCTTCCAGTGCGACGCATTCCCCTGCACCACCACGGAACTGCCCCCCAGGCTGGAAAAACTGTGGCGTGAGAACAACACTCTCATGAGCACCATCGGCATTGAGGAATTCGCCCGCCACATCGAGAACAGGCCCAGGTATCCCTGA
- a CDS encoding alpha/beta hydrolase: MGMLVRFFERRLFRASRCLVPVPDGGVFDREEVRFASLDGTSLWGWHVVPRGRGASTSGACLLVCHGNSGNLSTPFRVGLMETLALAGARFFIFDYRGFGKSGGVPSEAGTCLDAEAAWRHLVEERGVDAKSVGIFGRSLGSPFAAKLAADHPETPFLVLESAFRSLSSMAGVRFPWLPASWTERLCGERFATEHHLRRLRTGVPILFLHGTADRLVPFREGERLFEGFPGKKALVVLEGAGHMSYLSHRDAYLEGFRAGLAELLGNVPW, from the coding sequence ATGGGTATGCTCGTGCGGTTTTTCGAGCGGAGGCTGTTTCGTGCGTCGCGGTGTCTCGTTCCCGTGCCTGACGGCGGTGTCTTCGACCGGGAGGAAGTCCGCTTCGCCTCCCTGGACGGAACGTCCCTGTGGGGGTGGCACGTGGTTCCCCGGGGCCGGGGAGCTTCCACCTCGGGAGCGTGTCTTCTCGTATGCCACGGCAATTCGGGAAACCTCTCGACGCCCTTCCGGGTCGGGTTGATGGAGACACTGGCTCTGGCGGGGGCGCGCTTCTTCATCTTCGACTACCGCGGTTTCGGCAAGAGCGGTGGTGTTCCCTCCGAGGCGGGAACCTGCCTGGACGCCGAGGCGGCGTGGCGCCACCTCGTGGAGGAACGGGGGGTGGACGCGAAATCGGTGGGAATCTTCGGGCGTTCTCTGGGAAGTCCCTTCGCGGCGAAGCTCGCCGCGGATCACCCGGAGACGCCCTTTCTGGTTCTGGAGTCGGCCTTCCGCTCCCTTTCCTCCATGGCGGGGGTGCGGTTTCCCTGGCTGCCCGCATCGTGGACGGAGCGTCTCTGCGGAGAGCGCTTCGCCACGGAACACCATCTCCGGCGTTTGCGGACGGGCGTTCCCATCCTCTTCCTCCACGGCACGGCGGACCGGCTGGTGCCCTTTCGGGAGGGGGAGCGCCTCTTCGAGGGGTTTCCCGGAAAAAAAGCACTCGTTGTTCTTGAGGGAGCAGGGCACATGAGCTACCTGTCGCACCGCGACGCCTATCTGGAGGGCTTTCGTGCGGGGCTCGCGGAGCTGCTCGGGAATGTTCCCTGGTGA
- a CDS encoding transglutaminase domain-containing protein, with amino-acid sequence MTGTAEKPEAAAERRRNALSGGVPEEGRGRISQYRCVRARFYALVSLVLGLVFALLPGAFGEADSFAVALRTALLERKTFFRYEEGGASFDRRSVEAAREEVLREVPEFDYLVERWTFRIVRGGGKSAVEVRIDYWENPEQRAFVARRVGEILAELVTPEMDDYERIAAVHDFIVATVDYDRTLRRFTAYDALQGKAVCHGYALLAFEMYRALGYEVRIISGGDHAWNLIRVGENWYHVDTTFDDPTYDFQGHFTPEEKRRIAGEIRRNYLLQDDATMWRSGHVWDRSAFPPAPVPFPGP; translated from the coding sequence ATGACGGGGACGGCGGAAAAACCGGAAGCAGCGGCGGAGAGACGACGGAACGCCCTCTCCGGGGGTGTGCCGGAGGAAGGGCGGGGACGGATTTCCCAGTACAGGTGCGTTCGCGCCCGTTTTTATGCGCTGGTGTCCCTCGTGCTGGGACTCGTGTTCGCCCTTCTGCCCGGGGCCTTCGGAGAGGCGGATTCCTTTGCCGTGGCGTTGCGAACGGCACTCCTGGAGCGGAAGACTTTTTTCCGTTACGAGGAAGGCGGTGCCTCCTTCGACCGGCGGAGCGTCGAAGCCGCCCGGGAAGAGGTGCTGCGCGAGGTACCCGAATTCGACTATCTGGTGGAGCGGTGGACCTTTCGGATTGTCCGGGGCGGCGGAAAGAGCGCGGTTGAGGTTCGTATCGACTACTGGGAGAATCCGGAGCAGCGCGCCTTCGTGGCGCGCCGGGTCGGGGAGATCCTCGCGGAGCTCGTCACCCCGGAGATGGACGACTACGAGCGCATCGCCGCGGTGCACGACTTTATTGTCGCCACCGTGGACTACGACCGGACGCTGCGGCGCTTCACCGCCTATGATGCGCTCCAGGGGAAGGCGGTCTGTCACGGCTATGCTCTACTCGCCTTTGAAATGTATCGTGCTCTTGGCTACGAGGTGCGGATCATCTCCGGGGGCGACCACGCCTGGAACCTGATCCGGGTGGGCGAGAACTGGTACCACGTGGACACCACCTTCGACGATCCCACCTACGACTTTCAGGGGCATTTCACCCCCGAGGAAAAGCGGCGCATCGCCGGAGAGATCCGGAGGAACTACCTGTTGCAGGACGACGCGACCATGTGGCGGAGCGGCCATGTCTGGGATCGGAGTGCCTTTCCCCCCGCTCCCGTTCCGTTCCCCGGTCCGTGA
- the nudC gene encoding NAD(+) diphosphatase — MTADDTHDNDRNPAHPDGGSDGAAAGTTWFLFRGNDILLRSGEMPALPFGEEPPLARELLRSGHFGPPDGKRLAWGELPPDCTVPVDFFQKDLRSLWTLLGERAFSLAGTAFQLMNWTRNTLYCGRCGGPMRNSAKERARECPACSFVTYPPVSPAIIVAVRRENRLLMGRSPHFPKGRYSVLAGFVEPGENLEEAVAREIFEEVRISVKDVRYVASQPWPFPHSLMVGFTALWESGEIRIDEKEIEDARWFSPEELPDLPPPPSISRRLIDAFLLEMGEDPKKRAGVPWT; from the coding sequence ATGACAGCAGACGACACGCACGACAACGACCGAAATCCGGCACACCCCGACGGCGGAAGCGACGGCGCCGCCGCCGGAACCACCTGGTTTCTCTTCCGGGGCAACGACATTCTCCTTCGCTCCGGAGAAATGCCCGCGCTTCCCTTCGGCGAGGAACCGCCCCTCGCCCGGGAACTCCTTCGGTCAGGACACTTCGGCCCCCCGGATGGAAAGCGCCTCGCCTGGGGAGAACTTCCTCCGGACTGCACTGTCCCCGTGGATTTTTTCCAAAAGGACCTTCGTTCTCTCTGGACACTGCTCGGAGAGAGGGCTTTCTCTTTGGCGGGAACGGCCTTTCAGCTCATGAACTGGACCCGGAACACCCTCTACTGCGGACGCTGCGGAGGCCCAATGCGAAACTCCGCGAAGGAACGCGCCCGGGAGTGCCCGGCCTGCTCCTTCGTGACCTATCCTCCGGTCTCCCCGGCAATCATCGTGGCAGTGCGCAGGGAGAACCGACTGCTTATGGGCCGAAGCCCCCACTTCCCCAAGGGGCGCTACAGCGTCCTCGCGGGATTCGTCGAACCGGGGGAGAATCTGGAGGAAGCCGTGGCGCGGGAGATCTTCGAGGAAGTCCGCATCTCCGTGAAGGACGTCCGCTACGTCGCCAGTCAGCCCTGGCCCTTTCCCCACTCCCTCATGGTGGGCTTCACCGCCCTCTGGGAATCAGGGGAGATCCGCATCGACGAAAAGGAGATCGAGGACGCCCGGTGGTTCTCTCCGGAGGAGCTTCCGGACCTTCCGCCTCCGCCGAGCATCTCCCGGCGCCTCATCGACGCCTTTCTCCTGGAGATGGGCGAGGACCCGAAAAAACGGGCGGGCGTCCCTTGGACGTAG
- a CDS encoding methyl-accepting chemotaxis protein, whose translation MRWMRDLKTATKILGLVGILVALMILVSWTGYSYNTRSAASLSAMYRDNLVPLRLVEEFRTSQNEVEALLFHLILETEEKEIADIRSRLSVLSQTTDDLLEKFTKTDLDEEEQELLKKLSLDVINYRRAWKFMAELATGGRKEEAFKQFKQNVRRQSRAVQEKLVALAESRVTRAEQANEENEIRTGRAKRLLVLIPLGSLLLAALFGVTISRAIVKPLASIREGIRAFSEGNLQVAFDTAGLDEIAEMGQALDEMVKTLRDTISGILAAGSRVEDTARVLNELSHRTNDAVEETKNGVERVSEAMESLAAAGQEINASVEEVAAGAQTAAQRSADTAEQVQRAEEEGQTGIAAVKKVVESIRGVAIDSENAAGAVVELGTRARNIQGFVAQISQIADQTNLLALNAAIEAARAGDAGRGFAVVAEEVRKLAEESNTAARNIADLAETITRDLDGVVSAVKQNAAKSGEARDLAAETEATIARILEALRTIGLVAQDMAAVSQEQAASSEEIAGAVQNVAERVNNASSIAATVRSRVLDVAAATEEVASGAETLARVSEALQEKAAFFRMENHAALVSGENGGA comes from the coding sequence ATGCGCTGGATGCGTGATCTGAAAACGGCAACGAAGATCCTCGGCCTCGTCGGGATTCTCGTCGCCCTCATGATTCTCGTCAGCTGGACCGGCTACTCCTACAACACCCGGAGCGCCGCATCACTCTCCGCCATGTACCGGGACAATCTCGTTCCCCTGAGACTGGTGGAGGAATTCCGAACGAGCCAGAACGAAGTGGAGGCACTCCTCTTTCACTTGATCCTCGAGACGGAGGAAAAGGAGATCGCCGACATCAGAAGCCGCCTCTCGGTGCTTTCTCAAACAACCGATGACCTTCTCGAAAAATTCACGAAGACGGACCTCGACGAAGAGGAACAGGAACTTTTGAAAAAACTCTCTCTCGACGTCATAAACTACCGACGGGCGTGGAAATTCATGGCGGAACTCGCGACGGGCGGCAGGAAGGAAGAGGCGTTCAAGCAGTTCAAGCAGAACGTACGCCGCCAATCCCGAGCCGTTCAGGAAAAGCTCGTCGCCCTCGCCGAATCCCGGGTGACGCGGGCGGAGCAGGCGAACGAGGAAAACGAGATCCGGACCGGCAGGGCAAAACGCCTCCTTGTCCTCATCCCCCTCGGTTCGCTGCTTTTGGCCGCTCTCTTCGGCGTCACCATCTCCCGAGCCATCGTAAAGCCCCTCGCCTCGATTCGCGAGGGAATCCGCGCCTTCTCCGAGGGGAACCTCCAGGTCGCATTCGACACCGCAGGGCTGGACGAAATCGCCGAGATGGGACAGGCCCTGGATGAAATGGTCAAAACGCTCCGGGACACCATTTCCGGCATTCTCGCTGCGGGTTCCCGGGTTGAGGACACCGCCAGAGTCCTCAACGAGCTGTCCCACAGGACGAACGATGCCGTGGAAGAGACGAAGAACGGCGTGGAGCGCGTGAGCGAAGCCATGGAAAGCCTTGCCGCGGCGGGACAGGAGATCAACGCCAGCGTCGAGGAAGTCGCCGCCGGAGCTCAAACGGCGGCGCAGCGCAGCGCGGATACGGCGGAGCAGGTTCAACGCGCCGAAGAAGAGGGCCAAACGGGCATTGCCGCTGTGAAGAAAGTCGTGGAAAGCATCCGCGGCGTGGCCATCGATTCGGAGAACGCCGCCGGAGCCGTGGTGGAACTGGGAACCCGGGCACGGAACATCCAGGGCTTTGTCGCCCAGATCTCCCAGATCGCGGACCAGACGAACCTCCTCGCGCTGAACGCAGCCATCGAGGCGGCTCGGGCGGGCGATGCGGGAAGAGGATTCGCCGTGGTCGCCGAGGAGGTGCGCAAACTCGCGGAGGAGAGCAACACCGCAGCCCGCAACATCGCGGACCTCGCGGAGACCATTACTCGGGATCTGGACGGCGTCGTCTCCGCGGTAAAGCAGAACGCCGCAAAATCGGGAGAGGCGCGGGATCTCGCCGCAGAAACGGAGGCGACCATCGCCCGCATTCTCGAAGCCCTGCGCACCATCGGCCTCGTCGCCCAGGACATGGCAGCGGTCTCCCAGGAGCAGGCCGCCTCCAGCGAAGAAATCGCCGGAGCGGTACAGAACGTAGCGGAACGGGTGAACAACGCCTCCTCCATCGCCGCGACCGTGCGCTCCCGCGTTCTCGACGTGGCCGCCGCGACGGAAGAGGTCGCCTCTGGCGCGGAGACGCTCGCCCGCGTGTCCGAAGCACTGCAGGAAAAAGCGGCGTTTTTCCGGATGGAAAATCACGCCGCCCTCGTTTCCGGGGAAAACGGAGGCGCGTGA
- a CDS encoding AAA family ATPase: MDKGHDGTTQTVLHGQVERITYADDAGGYVVVKVRVKGRSDLVTVVGAFPCPQPGETVRFAGTWQSHAKYGEQFRADHMETTAPATVTGMEKYLGSGLVKGIGPVMAGRIVHAFGMDTLDVIEGTPERLLDIEGIGEKRLARITGAWAEQKEIRNVMLFLQSHGVSAGFAVKIFRQYGSAALKLLRENPYRLATDIWGIGFLTADRIASRLGFLENSPLRLEAGVLHVLHTLADEGHVYCPRDVLVKTCLDVLGEKRRKDEGVAGAPESSKSGTGPDGSAAGFAEGASAKRAEGMDGTNSVSGEATAEDILRAIASATAANRLVVDAHTPGRGTPKVGTLSKEESFPQELSADGGEEFAPAVYLAKYHTCEEGIASGLLGLCRCGASPAREFSPAAVEAVLRRLPITLAEAQRDALRMALGSRVSIITGGPGTGKTTILKVLLELFAVRGRTVLLAAPTGRAAKRMAEATGRAAKTIHRILEYAPSRGAFSRNASRPLECDLLVVDEASMIDTVLMYHLVMAVPPGASLLLVGDIHQLPSVGAGNVLSDLIRSGAFPVTTLTEIFRQARESRIVLNAHRINAGKMPRTESAGEELTDFYFIEKEEPERVVDIIVALVRNRIPRRFGLDPVEDVQVLTPMHRGIVGAGNLNLVLQKALNPRSLDAEAGFLRGGRVFAEGDKVMQIRNNYDKEVFNGDLGRIVRVDREEQTVMVRVEGRDVSYDFSEMDELVHAYAVSVHKSQGSEYPAVVIPLLTQHYMLLQRNLLYTAVTRGKKLVVLVGTRKALAIAVGNDRREKRYSLLAERIMAARGEAALPAPPPGR, from the coding sequence ATGGACAAGGGGCATGACGGAACGACGCAGACGGTCCTGCACGGTCAGGTGGAGCGAATTACCTACGCGGACGACGCCGGTGGCTACGTGGTGGTCAAGGTGCGCGTGAAGGGCCGCTCGGACCTGGTGACGGTGGTGGGAGCGTTCCCCTGCCCCCAGCCGGGGGAGACGGTACGCTTCGCTGGAACATGGCAATCCCATGCGAAGTACGGGGAGCAGTTTCGAGCGGACCACATGGAGACCACCGCTCCCGCCACCGTCACGGGAATGGAGAAGTACCTCGGTTCCGGCCTCGTCAAGGGCATCGGTCCGGTGATGGCGGGGCGGATCGTGCACGCCTTCGGCATGGACACGCTGGATGTCATCGAGGGAACTCCGGAACGGCTCCTCGACATCGAGGGGATTGGGGAGAAGCGGCTTGCCCGCATCACCGGGGCCTGGGCGGAGCAGAAGGAGATCCGGAACGTCATGCTCTTTCTCCAGTCCCACGGAGTGAGCGCGGGGTTCGCCGTGAAGATCTTCCGCCAGTATGGCAGCGCGGCTCTGAAACTCCTGCGGGAGAACCCCTATCGCCTCGCCACGGATATCTGGGGGATCGGTTTTCTCACGGCGGACCGTATCGCCTCCCGCCTGGGGTTTCTCGAGAATTCGCCGCTGCGCCTGGAGGCGGGGGTGCTGCACGTGCTGCACACGCTCGCCGACGAAGGACACGTCTATTGTCCCCGGGACGTGCTGGTGAAGACCTGCTTGGACGTGCTGGGAGAGAAGCGCCGCAAGGACGAGGGCGTCGCGGGAGCGCCGGAGTCGTCCAAGTCCGGCACCGGCCCGGACGGGAGCGCGGCGGGGTTTGCGGAAGGGGCGTCCGCGAAGAGGGCGGAAGGCATGGACGGCACGAACTCCGTCTCCGGAGAGGCGACGGCGGAGGACATCCTTCGGGCCATCGCCTCCGCGACCGCGGCGAACCGGCTTGTGGTGGACGCGCATACTCCGGGAAGAGGTACGCCGAAGGTGGGGACTCTTTCCAAAGAGGAATCCTTTCCGCAGGAACTTTCCGCCGACGGCGGGGAGGAGTTTGCGCCCGCGGTGTATCTCGCCAAGTACCATACCTGCGAGGAGGGCATTGCCTCGGGGCTGCTCGGCCTCTGTCGGTGCGGTGCGTCGCCGGCGCGGGAGTTTTCCCCCGCCGCCGTGGAGGCGGTGCTGCGGCGTCTGCCCATCACCCTGGCGGAGGCGCAGCGCGATGCCCTCCGGATGGCCCTCGGCTCTCGGGTCTCCATTATCACCGGAGGCCCAGGAACGGGAAAGACCACCATCCTCAAGGTTCTTCTCGAACTCTTCGCCGTCCGGGGGCGGACCGTCCTGCTGGCGGCCCCCACGGGGCGTGCGGCGAAGCGGATGGCCGAGGCCACGGGGCGTGCGGCGAAGACCATCCACCGGATCCTCGAATACGCGCCTTCCCGGGGAGCCTTTTCCCGGAACGCCTCCCGGCCGTTGGAGTGTGACCTGCTCGTGGTGGACGAGGCGTCCATGATCGACACAGTGCTCATGTACCACCTGGTCATGGCTGTGCCTCCCGGGGCGTCCCTGCTGCTTGTGGGGGACATTCACCAGCTTCCCTCCGTGGGGGCGGGAAACGTTCTGTCCGATCTCATCCGGAGCGGGGCCTTTCCCGTGACCACCCTCACGGAGATCTTCCGCCAGGCCCGGGAGAGTCGCATCGTCCTGAACGCCCACCGTATCAACGCGGGGAAAATGCCACGGACGGAGAGCGCCGGGGAGGAGCTGACGGACTTCTATTTCATCGAAAAAGAGGAGCCCGAACGGGTGGTGGACATCATTGTGGCCCTCGTGCGGAATCGGATTCCCCGGCGCTTTGGCCTCGATCCCGTGGAGGATGTCCAGGTGCTCACGCCCATGCACCGGGGGATTGTGGGGGCGGGCAACCTCAACCTGGTGCTCCAAAAGGCACTGAATCCCCGCTCCCTCGACGCCGAGGCGGGGTTTCTCCGGGGAGGGCGCGTCTTCGCCGAGGGAGACAAGGTGATGCAGATCCGGAACAACTACGACAAGGAGGTCTTCAACGGCGACCTGGGGCGCATCGTCCGGGTGGACCGGGAGGAGCAGACTGTGATGGTTCGCGTGGAGGGGCGGGATGTGTCCTACGATTTCTCCGAGATGGACGAGCTGGTGCACGCCTACGCTGTGTCGGTGCACAAATCCCAGGGATCGGAGTATCCCGCGGTGGTCATTCCGCTGCTCACCCAGCACTACATGTTACTCCAGCGAAACCTTCTCTACACGGCGGTGACACGAGGGAAAAAGCTCGTCGTCCTCGTGGGCACCCGGAAGGCTCTGGCCATCGCGGTGGGGAACGACCGCCGGGAGAAGCGCTATTCCCTGCTGGCGGAGCGAATCATGGCCGCCCGAGGCGAAGCGGCGCTGCCCGCTCCGCCGCCGGGTCGATGA
- a CDS encoding methyl-accepting chemotaxis protein, with the protein MTFKTRLTLCTLAVFLVTLGLAGTAYYRSAGIILRQADQSESTTGRSGAQAFENWFRGLENVLGTASRNMAYMIENLGILPGTMGDYVRDLTEQSREKGFLDLYLALPDRSLLDGNAWFPPEEYDPRESEWYREAVAAKGFVLTAPHEDIRTGETVVTLAVPVASLYDDKRLFGVFAADIRIGDLGIRAGGEGKTGRVFLLDRENRILAGPDSALALRPLDEAGTWTSDIASIPEDGTSLRVAGGEGTWRIYGYALPYGLRLVNVVDEAETLRPVMRLGLEQLLLALAAAVAVGLLVFGVGRSLTVPVEALLRVSRSVVEGNLLVEARASGADEMARIGGALNGIIARSREMLLRLRGDGRRIGAEAKELEAVAGTISGVVLRVETECAGLKERMAENMLALESALETTLRAAEGAEAVAGASARSREDVLALRDEAEAARSIGEVASDAVRSMAQGFEHIDEAVRRLRQEAEQIGGMVESISAVAAQTNLLALNAAIEAARAGSAGRGFAVVAEEVRKLAGESRKAAERVGVLAETILEGTEGVFLAAEEGRELGVRGLERFSDMEVRMTEVHHMVEAVTARMGDTAETASLQAERNREIALAVERVTRSVAGTDATTGAISMTLSDLTGGMRRLRQAALGLNELLETSERQLEGYVLDDPAPELVPCQGRSVPAAEVPASELHRLGRAWLPRKTTAPLPSSLPASSKRNRHVAGAA; encoded by the coding sequence ATGACATTCAAAACACGCCTGACGCTCTGTACTCTCGCAGTGTTCCTGGTGACCCTGGGCCTGGCAGGAACAGCCTATTACCGGAGCGCGGGCATCATTCTCCGCCAGGCGGACCAAAGCGAGAGCACTACCGGCCGGTCCGGCGCCCAGGCCTTCGAGAACTGGTTCCGGGGGCTCGAAAACGTTCTCGGAACCGCGTCGCGCAACATGGCTTACATGATCGAGAACCTGGGCATTCTTCCCGGCACCATGGGGGACTATGTGCGGGACCTCACGGAGCAGTCCCGGGAGAAGGGTTTTTTGGACCTGTATCTTGCCCTGCCCGACAGAAGCCTTCTCGACGGGAACGCCTGGTTTCCTCCGGAGGAGTACGACCCGAGGGAGAGCGAATGGTATCGGGAGGCCGTCGCCGCAAAGGGATTCGTCCTCACCGCCCCTCACGAGGACATCAGGACGGGCGAGACCGTGGTTACCCTTGCCGTTCCCGTCGCTTCCCTCTACGACGACAAGAGGCTCTTCGGCGTCTTCGCCGCGGATATCCGGATCGGTGATCTGGGGATCCGGGCGGGCGGTGAAGGAAAGACGGGACGTGTCTTTCTTCTCGACCGGGAGAATCGCATCCTCGCCGGTCCCGATTCCGCGCTCGCCCTTCGTCCCCTGGACGAGGCGGGGACGTGGACGTCGGACATCGCTTCCATCCCCGAGGACGGAACGAGTCTGCGGGTGGCGGGCGGGGAAGGAACGTGGCGGATCTACGGGTACGCCCTTCCCTACGGTCTCCGGCTTGTGAACGTGGTGGACGAGGCGGAGACGCTGCGTCCCGTGATGCGTCTCGGTCTGGAGCAGCTTCTGCTCGCCCTCGCCGCGGCGGTCGCGGTGGGACTGCTTGTCTTCGGCGTGGGCAGAAGTCTCACCGTACCCGTGGAGGCACTGCTCCGAGTCTCCCGGAGCGTCGTGGAGGGCAATCTCCTCGTGGAGGCCCGTGCGTCCGGGGCGGACGAGATGGCCCGGATCGGCGGCGCGCTGAACGGCATCATTGCCCGGAGTCGGGAGATGCTCCTTCGCCTGCGTGGTGATGGCCGCCGTATCGGCGCCGAGGCGAAGGAGCTGGAGGCGGTTGCCGGAACGATCTCCGGCGTGGTGCTCCGGGTGGAGACGGAGTGCGCGGGACTGAAGGAGCGGATGGCGGAGAACATGCTTGCCCTGGAATCCGCTCTGGAGACGACTCTCCGGGCCGCCGAGGGGGCGGAGGCCGTGGCTGGGGCGTCGGCGCGCTCGAGAGAAGATGTCCTTGCCCTGCGTGACGAAGCAGAGGCGGCCCGGAGCATCGGGGAGGTCGCCAGCGATGCTGTCCGCTCCATGGCGCAGGGGTTTGAGCACATCGACGAGGCGGTGCGCCGTCTCCGGCAGGAGGCGGAGCAGATCGGCGGCATGGTGGAATCCATCTCCGCCGTGGCGGCCCAGACGAACCTGCTCGCGCTGAACGCTGCCATCGAAGCCGCCCGGGCCGGTTCCGCGGGGCGTGGGTTCGCCGTGGTGGCCGAGGAGGTGCGCAAGCTTGCCGGAGAAAGCCGAAAAGCGGCGGAACGGGTGGGTGTTCTCGCGGAGACCATTCTGGAGGGAACCGAAGGAGTGTTCCTCGCCGCGGAAGAGGGTCGGGAGCTTGGTGTGCGCGGGTTGGAGCGTTTTTCAGACATGGAGGTCCGCATGACGGAAGTGCACCACATGGTGGAGGCCGTCACCGCCCGTATGGGCGATACCGCCGAAACCGCCTCCCTGCAGGCGGAACGGAATCGGGAGATTGCCCTTGCGGTTGAGCGGGTTACCCGGAGTGTCGCCGGAACGGACGCCACCACCGGGGCCATTTCCATGACCCTGTCGGATCTCACGGGAGGAATGCGGCGGCTCCGCCAGGCCGCCCTGGGGCTCAACGAGCTGCTTGAGACGTCGGAGCGGCAGCTTGAAGGATACGTACTCGACGACCCCGCGCCCGAACTGGTTCCCTGTCAGGGGCGCTCCGTCCCGGCGGCGGAAGTGCCCGCTTCCGAGCTGCACCGGCTCGGTCGCGCCTGGTTGCCCCGAAAAACGACCGCTCCGCTTCCGTCATCCCTGCCGGCTTCGTCGAAAAGAAACCGACACGTCGCCGGAGCGGCATGA